The genome window TCGGTTTGAACAAAATCCTTCGGATTTTGTAGCTCGAACCTTCGGTTCGATTTCCTTACTGGAAGCTTCGCTTCCACGTTTGGATTGGACGTCATCAGTTTCCCAAAGGAAACCTCTGCCCCTGTCGTGGTAACCCCCGAGCCACCCATAATTTTTTTAATTTTTCCTAAGCCCCTTTTAAAAATATTTAAACAACCAACTAATTGTCGATTAAAAGAGTTTAAACAATTAGAGCAATAAACGACCTGTCCTTCTTGGGACTCCATTTTACTCCCGCATATAGGACAGGTTGTTGAAGTATAAGCAGGATTAACTAAGATAACAATCGTTTTATAGCTTATCTTTTCAATTATACCGCTCCAATTCGCTCTATCTATCTTTCTATTAAAGAGTTTATTTTTATACATTCCTCTTTTATTCAAATCTTCGACGACAAAAATCGCATCGGGAAACATTCGAGATAACTGCGTTGTAAGTTTGTGTAAAAAATCTTTAACTCTGTTTTTTCTCCTTTCGAATAATCTCTCTATCTTTCTCAAAGCTCTTAAAGGACATTTTTTAATCAGTTTTTTAAGCCCATCAATCTTTTTATCATAAACCTCTTTAATTCGATGCAACTCGGTTAAGTCAATCCTAATCCATCCCTCTATCGGATGGAATATATCTAAAGATTTTAAATTACAATCCACTCCAACGATTATCTCCTTATCTGAATAGTTTAGATTATCTTTGAAGGTTAAAAATGCTTCATTTTCCTTTAGAATTATTTCTCCGATTGTTAAATCTCTAACCTTATCAAAAAACCATTCATCTTTTATGTTTAATGTTAGGTAGTCCTTTCTCGGTTTTATTGTTATTCTTATTATGCCTTTTTCCTTATCGTATTTTATTAGGGTTGTTTTAACTCTAACAAATAGTCGCTTTACTATCGGTTTTGTTTTAGTTCTATAGCCCTTTTTATAGTTCGAAGCCCAACTTTCTAAGATTGAATACGCTGTCTTAATAATCCCATCGATGTAATGAGAAGCGTAATTCCAATTTTCTAAAAGTTCGTTTCTTAAATTTCTTTTAAATTCATTCGATTTCGGTAGTTTTGGAATGTCTTTTTTAATGTATTCAATATTTTTCCAAATTATATCTATGCACTCGTTTAATTTATCCCTACATTCGATTAAGAAGGTTTT of Methanotorris formicicus Mc-S-70 contains these proteins:
- a CDS encoding RNA-guided endonuclease TnpB family protein, translating into MSNKTKSKNNQELSYQIVLSYKVRHNYPIKTFLIECRDKLNECIDIIWKNIEYIKKDIPKLPKSNEFKRNLRNELLENWNYASHYIDGIIKTAYSILESWASNYKKGYRTKTKPIVKRLFVRVKTTLIKYDKEKGIIRITIKPRKDYLTLNIKDEWFFDKVRDLTIGEIILKENEAFLTFKDNLNYSDKEIIVGVDCNLKSLDIFHPIEGWIRIDLTELHRIKEVYDKKIDGLKKLIKKCPLRALRKIERLFERRKNRVKDFLHKLTTQLSRMFPDAIFVVEDLNKRGMYKNKLFNRKIDRANWSGIIEKISYKTIVILVNPAYTSTTCPICGSKMESQEGQVVYCSNCLNSFNRQLVGCLNIFKRGLGKIKKIMGGSGVTTTGAEVSFGKLMTSNPNVEAKLPVRKSNRRFELQNPKDFVQTEGFPLMVYSVDYNGKYLIKVS